From Camelina sativa cultivar DH55 chromosome 20, Cs, whole genome shotgun sequence, the proteins below share one genomic window:
- the LOC104768953 gene encoding glutamate dehydrogenase 2: MNALAATNRNFRHASRILGLDSKIEKSLMIPFREIKVECTIPKDDGTLVSYIGFRVQHDNARGPMKGGIRYHPEVDPDEVNALAQLMTWKTAVADIPYGGAKGGIGCSPRDLSLSELERLTRVFTQKIHDLIGIHTDVPAPDMGTNAQTMAWILDEYSKFHGHSPAVVTGKPIDLGGSLGREAATGRGVVFATEALLAEYGKSIQGLTFVIQGFGNVGTWAAKLIHEKGGKVVAVSDITGAVRNPEGIDINALLKHKDATGSLVDFTGGDAMSSEELLIHECDVLIPCALGGVLNKENAGDVKAKFIVEAANHPTDPEADEILSKKGVIILPDIYANAGGVTVSYFEWVQNIQGFMWEEEKVNLELQKYMTRAFHNIKTMCHTHSCNLRMGAFTLGVNRVARATQLRGWEA; the protein is encoded by the exons atGAATGCTTTAGCTGCAACGAACAGAAACTTCCGTCATGCATCAAGAATCCTGGGTTTGGATTCCAAGATCGAGAAGAGTCTTATGATCCCTTTTAGAGAGATCAAG GTGGAGTGTACGATACCTAAAGACGATGGAACTCTCGTTTCTTACATCGGATTCAGGGTTCAACATGACAATGCTCGTGGTCCCATGAAAGGTGGAATCAGATACCATCCTGAG gTTGATCCGGATGAAGTGAACGCATTGGCTcagctcatgacttggaaaacTGCTGTTGCTGACATCCCATACGGTGGAGCTAAAGGTGGGATCGGTTGTAGTCCTCGTGACTTGAGTTTGAGTGAGCTTGAGAGACTCACTCGTGTCTTTACCCAGAAGATCCATGATCTCATCGGTATTCACACCGATGTCCCTGCTCCTGACATGGGCACTAACGCTCAAACCATGGCTTGGATTCTTGATGAGTACTCCAAGTTTCATGGTCATTCCCCTGCTGTTGTCACTGGAAAGCCCATT GATCTTGGTGGTTCACTTGGTAGGGAAGCTGCCACAGGACGTGGTGTAGTCTTTGCCACCGAAGCTCTTCTTGCTGAGTACGGGAAATCTATTCAGGGCTTGACATTTGTTattcag GGTTTTGGGAATGTTGGAACATGGGCGGCTAAGCTGATCCACGAGAAAGGTGGTAAAGTGGTTGCAGTAAGCGACATTACTGGTGCAGTCAGAAACCCTGAAGGTATCGACATCAATGCTTTGCTGAAACACAAAGACGCTACTGGAAGTCTCGTTGATTTCACTGGTGGAGACGCTATGAGTTCAGAAGAACTGCTCATTCATGAGTGCGATGTTCTCATCCCTTGTGCTCTTGGTGGTGTCCTGAACAA gGAAAATGCTGGAGATGTGAAGGCAAAGTTTATAGTAGAGGCAGCAAACCATCCAACCGATCCAGAGGCTGATGAG ATTCTGTCGAAGAAAGGAGTGATTATACTTCCAGATATATACGCAAACGCAGGAGGAGTGACCGTGAGTTACTTTGAGTGGGTGCAGAACATTCAAGGTTTCATGTGGGAAGAGGAAAAAGTGAACTTGGAGCTGCAAAAGTACATGACTCGAGCGTTCCACAACATCAAGACAATGTGCCATACTCATTCCTGCAACCTGCGTATGGGAGCTTTCACTCTTGGAGTTAACCGAGTCGCTAGAGCCACCCAATTGCGTGGTTGGGAAGCTTAA
- the LOC104768952 gene encoding cyclin-U4-2-like gives MADQIQKMYHDQEPMAEIIMPNVITAMASLLQRVSEMNDDLSRPFGEHQRFSAFSALTKPPISIRSYMERIFKYANCSDSCYVVAYIYLDRFIQKQPFLPIDSYNVHRLIISSVLVSAKFMDDLCYNNAYYAKIGGITTEEMNFLELDFLFGVGFQLNVTCSTYTDYCSSLQRETVMRTMYSPVFEPFLLTSFDKNLRMHLYDEDSQSIHRNSQVTTAV, from the exons ATGGCTGATCAGATTCAGAAGATGTATCACGATCAAGAACCGATGGCTGAGATCATTATGCCAAATGTCATAACGGCTATGGCATCTCTCCTACAAAGGGTGTCTGAGATGAACGACGATCTGAGCCGTCCGTTCGGGGAACACCAGAGGTTCTCAGCTTTCTCTGCACTGACCAAACCTCCGATATCGATCAGAAGCTATATGGAAAGGATCTTTAAGTACGCAAATTGTAGCGACTCGTGCTACGTAGTCgcgtatatatatttggatcgGTTCATACAAAAGCAGCCTTTTTTGCCCATTGATTCCTATAATGTCCATAGGCTCATTATCTCCAGCGTCTTGGTCTCTGCCAAGTTCATGGATGACTT GTGTTACAATaatgcatattatgcaaaaattGGAGGAATCACCACAGAGGAGATGAACTTCTTAGAGCTGGACTTCTTATTTGGAGTTGGATTCCAATTGAATGTGACATGTTCTACTTACACCGACTATTGTTCTTCACTACAAAGGGAAACGGTTATGAGAACGATGTACTCTCCGGTTTTTGAACCTTTCTTGCTTACAAGTTTTGATAAGAATCTTCGAATGCATTTATACGACGAAGATTCACAATCTATCCATCGTAATAGTCAAGTCACCACAGCTGTTTGA
- the LOC104768954 gene encoding peptide methionine sulfoxide reductase A2-like — MESSLKAQEPQVVDTPEEVALKEFVMKHHLTEIPVIVPSPIAEEPDNDVPAPGNEFAEFAAGCFWSFELALQRIHGVNVTEVGYTQGISENPTYEIVCTNATNHVEVVRVQYDPKECTYETLLDLFWSRHDPTTLNRQGELVGAQYRSGIYYYTPEQEKIARESLEKQQTKLENKIVTEILPAKKLYKAEEYHQQYLAKGGMHGNAQSPAKSCKDPIRCYG, encoded by the exons ATGGAATCTTCTCTAAAAGCTCAGGAGCCTCAAGTTGTTGATACACCTGAAGAAGTTGCTCTCAAAGAATTTGTTATGAAGCATCATTTAACAGAGATACCTGTGATTGTTCCTTCTCCGATAGCTGAGGAGCCCGACAACGATGTTCCGGCGCCGGGAAACGAGTTTGCTGAGTTCGCCGCAGGTTGTTTCTGGAGTTTTGAGCTTGCTTTACAGAGGATCCATGGAGTGAACGTGACTGAGGTTGGTTATACTCAGGGGATCTCAGAAAATCCTACGTACGAGATTGTCTGTACGAACGCTACGAACCATGTAGAGGTTGTTAGGGTTCAGTATGATCCTAAGGAGTGCACGTATGAGACGCTTCTTGATTTGTTCTGGTCTAGACATGATCCAACCACCTTGAATCGTCag GGAGAACTTGTGGGAGCACAATACCGATCAGGTATATATTACTACACACCCGAGCAAGAGAAAATAGCACGTGAGTCTCTAGAGAAACAGCAGACAAAACTTGAGAATAAGATTGTGACTGAGATCTTACCAGCAAAGAAGTTGTACAAGGCTGAAGAATACCATCAGCAATACCTCGCCAAAGGTGGGATGCATGGTAACGCGCAATCCCCTGCAAAGAGCTGCAAGGACCCTATCCGATGCTACGGCTAA